A section of the Solitalea canadensis DSM 3403 genome encodes:
- the prfA gene encoding peptide chain release factor 1, with translation MIDKLDAIKQRWQDVEQQLSSPEAMSDMKRFAALNKEYKELTKVVEKAEEYKKVVSNIDTNKEMLATEKDEELREMAKMDLDELLPKKEELEEEIRVMLIPKDPEDAKNAILEIRGGAGGDEASLFAGDLYRMYMRFCEAKGWKTELVDETQGTAGGYKEIVINVSGEDVYGQLKYESGVHRVQRVPATETQGRVHTSAASVVVLPEADEFDVQINMNDIRKDLFCASGPGGQSVNTTYSAVRLTHIPTGVVAQCQDEKSQIKNFEKALGVLRSRIYEMELQKHLEETAKKRKTMVSTGDRSAKIRTYNFPQSRLTEHRIGLTIYNLNAVMDGDIQDIIDALQLAENAERMKEGTIA, from the coding sequence ATGATTGATAAACTGGATGCCATCAAACAACGTTGGCAAGATGTAGAACAACAATTGTCGAGCCCTGAAGCAATGAGCGATATGAAACGCTTTGCTGCGCTTAACAAAGAATATAAAGAATTAACGAAAGTAGTTGAGAAAGCTGAAGAATATAAAAAAGTTGTCAGCAATATCGATACTAATAAAGAAATGCTGGCCACTGAAAAAGATGAGGAGTTAAGAGAGATGGCCAAAATGGATCTTGATGAACTGCTTCCTAAAAAAGAAGAGTTAGAAGAAGAGATCCGTGTAATGCTAATCCCTAAGGACCCTGAAGATGCTAAAAATGCAATCTTAGAGATTCGTGGTGGAGCAGGTGGTGATGAGGCAAGTTTGTTTGCCGGCGACCTGTATCGTATGTACATGCGTTTCTGTGAAGCAAAAGGCTGGAAAACTGAACTGGTGGATGAAACCCAAGGTACAGCAGGCGGTTATAAGGAGATTGTTATTAATGTTAGTGGTGAAGATGTTTACGGTCAGCTGAAATACGAATCAGGGGTACACCGTGTACAGCGTGTCCCTGCTACCGAAACTCAAGGTCGTGTGCATACTTCGGCAGCATCAGTAGTTGTGTTGCCTGAAGCAGATGAGTTCGACGTACAGATCAATATGAATGACATTCGTAAAGATTTATTCTGTGCATCTGGTCCGGGCGGACAGTCAGTTAACACGACTTACTCAGCGGTTCGTTTAACGCACATTCCGACAGGTGTTGTTGCTCAATGTCAGGATGAGAAATCGCAAATCAAGAACTTTGAGAAAGCGTTAGGTGTACTTCGTTCACGTATCTACGAAATGGAGTTACAGAAACATTTGGAAGAAACAGCAAAGAAACGTAAAACAATGGTTTCTACAGGTGACAGATCTGCTAAGATTCGTACCTACAACTTCCCTCAAAGCCGTTTAACTGAGCACCGCATCGGGTTAACTATTTATAACTTGAATGCTGTTATGGATGGAGACATTCAGGACATTATTGATGCACTGCAGTTAGCTGAAAATGCAGAGCGCATGAAAGAAGGAACAATTGCATAA